The DNA window CGATGGGCAGCCATAGAAATGCCACGCTCGCAAAGGCGTGAGCAACCGCCAGAAGGGTTTCCGGTTCGTGATAGGCCAGGAGGTCCATCCAGCCATGATACCGCGCGGAGTCGCACGAGGCGCCGCTGCCGGATTGGTTGATGACTGCGATTCTAAAAATCAATTCCTCATCGGGCGCACGATCATGCCTGCGGCGGCGGCGACCTGCTGCTCCTCTTTGTCGAGCTGGTCAAAGAGCCGCTTGTCGTGCAGGTCGAACGAGCGGCGGGGCTGCTTGTCCACCGTGTCGGTTTGCGCGCCGTTGTGAAAGCACCAACCGGCGGCCCCGCCGGCCACGGCACCGCGCAGGTCGGTCATGAAGTCCGCGGAAGTTGGTTCCCACTTGGTGTACCCCCGACGAAACGGTTCCTGAAAAAGAACCGGGACGACCCGCCCGATCTGCTTCATCAAGTCAAAACATGCGCGGGTGCGCGCCGCGGTTTGTGACGGAGATTCAACGTTTCGCGGCCGATGCGGACTGAGGAAATCAAGTTCCGCGGTTAGCAGGGCGTCGCGTACATCCTGTTCGTCGAGGTCGTGACCCCCACACGAGGCCGTCACCAGGCGCGAGGGATCGAGGCGCCGCACCAACTCACGCAATGTCTTCAATTCCGCCGGGGGCACATAACGGTCGTCGCGCACATCGCGCTCGTTGGCAAGATCGAGAAACCAATTGCGATGGCGCTTTAGCGCGATAACGACGGCTTCCACCGCTCGTTGATGCGAGTCGAAGTCCGGCAAGCGACCAGCGGCCGCCCCGGTCGGCGACTCTTTGCCGCGTGTCAGCGTTACGTCGACGGCCAATCCACGGCGGTCGCATTCAGCCACCAGCCGCTGGAGTTTGTCGAAGTAGGGTGGGCGCGGTTGACCATGCCGGTCTACCGCGGACACGTCGGTGCCGAAACTTTCCCAAGTAGCCCACACGCGCAGCCAATTGAATCCGTAGCGCTGGGCGTCATCAAGATCTTGACGCAGAAACTCCTCGGAGGCGCCCAATCCGCCATAGTAGCTCAGCCCCAACAGAAACGTGGGCGTGCCGTTCAGCGTGAATCGGGAACCCTCCATGCCGAGGACGGTGCCTTCCTGGGCAAAAGCCAATTGGCGACCGCTTCCTGCAAGAATTGCGACGAGCAGGATAACTCGCACTGCGGAGCTAGAAACGACGCGATGTTTCCTGCGATCAACCATTGTTCTTCGCTTCGCTGATGAAAGGGCAGTAACCATCGTTCTTTCCTCGCAAATCGCCGCGACAGGCACCAGCCCGACCGGAACATCATCGCCACGCGCTGTCGAATCCAGTTCAAGTTGTGACCGACCCATTCTGCTAGCGGGCTGCCATCGAGAGCCGAGCGCCACATGCAGCTCGTATGCCTCGCCTCCCGTTGGGGTGCGCTCGCCGGCATCATTCGTTTTTTGCCGCTTCCGTTAGCAGTGTCCTGAGTTGGTCAGACGCTACCGGCTGCCCGGCTCTGCAGATCGTTCGCGGCTTCCCGATCGCGCTTTGCCGCCGCGCGAAGATACAGCGAGCCGATGACTGCCAAGGCAATGCCGAGAGTACCACGACGCACGATTTCCTTTCGAGTCGGCGGCTGAGGATCGTCAATGGGAACTTGGCGCGTTTGGTATGAGATCTCCGTGCTACCCCAGCGCGTCACGGTCTGCGTGCCGGAGCCCTCGACGCGAACGGACCTCCATCGGACCGTAGCCGTTGCCGCGAACCATATGCCGGCCAGTAAAACGCCCCAGATCAGGGTCTTACGAAACAAGCGACAACGGGTGGGTGGCATGAAGTCCCCTAACAAGCTTCTACCGCTTCCAGGACTGTCTTTTTCCTTTGTGCGCACAACTCACGACGTTATGTGCATTGCTATTCTGAGAAGAAATTCCGTAGCTGATTATATACGTTTCTTTTGAGTCCCCTCTTGGTAGCTTCGTTATAGTCCTCAACCGCTTTATCGTGATCGCCCTTGGTATCCCAGGCGTTTTCGCGAGCCTCATACAGGTCCGCACTCGTGGGACTTAGCTTGATCGCTGCCGTATTATCATCAATGGCATCATCGAGCTTGCCTTGATCTGTGCAAGCGAGAGCGCGAGCAACTACGCGTCTGAAAATCCCACGCTCGACCCGGGCGACCAGCCGCCAGAACATCAACAAACGTGCGTCCGGCCGACGTTGTCCGACAGGCACTGGGCGTTGACGTCGTCGTGGTCAAGCGAGATCAGTTGCACCTGGCGTGCGATCACACTGACGCTCTGCGCTCGCCCTTTACGATGGGTATGCTGGGCATGACTTCGCGAGGCAGCTTTTCCGGCTCGTCTTCATGGGGTTTGCGCTTGCCGGACATCACAGCGAAGATGTAGTAGAGGCCGGGAATCAACAGGACCCCAATGATGGTGCCCAGCAGCATCCCGCCGACCGCGGTCGTGCCAATCGTGCGGTTTCCGATGGCTCCGGGACCAGAGGCACGGACCAGCGGAATCAGGCCGGCGATGAAGGCGAAGGAGGTCATCAGGATCGGCCGAAAGCGCAGTTTTCCGCCTTCGATGGCCGCCTCTTTGATACTCACGCCCTCATGATGCCGTTGCACCGCGAATTCGACGATAAGAATCGCGTTCTTGCCCAACAATCCGACCAGCATGACCAAACCAATCTGGGCGTAGACGTCATTGGCCAAACCCATGGCTTGCAGGAACAGGAAGGATCCGAAGATCCCGACCGGTAGCGACATGATCACCGCCAGCGGCAGAATGAAGCTCTCGTACTGCGCGACCAATACCAGATAGACGAAGATGACGACAATCAAGAAGATATAAGTGGCCGTGTTTCCCTTTCCCGCTTCGTCATAAGCGAGGGCCTCCCAGCCAATGCCGTAACCGCGAGGCAGTGTCTCGGCAGCGACCTCCTGGATCGCCTTGATGGCTTGACCAGTGCTGTAGCCTGAAGCTGGTGAAAGCTGAATGGGGGCGGCGGGATAGAGGTTGTAGCGGTCGACTTCGTTCAAGCTCTGCTGCTTCTTGAGCGTCATGAACGCGGAGTAGGGGACCATGTCTCCCTTGTCGTTCTTGACGAACAGATTGTCGAAATCCTCAGGGAACCGCCGGAACTCAGGCAAGGCCTGGACAAAGACCTTGTAGAATTGGTTGAAGCGGATGAAGCCCTGCTCCCACGTGCTGCCGATGACGATGGAGAGATTGTCCATCGCAGCTTTGATCGACACACCCTTCTGCATCGCCAAGTCGTTGTTGATGACTAGTTCATATTGCGGGTAGTTGTTGGCAAAGAAAGTGAATATGCTCGTCAGCTCTTTGCGCTTCGCCAAGGCAGCCAGGAAGTTTTCGGCCTCTTCGCCGAGCTGCTTGTAGTTCAGCGTGTTGGTCTTGTCCAAAAGACGCAGGGAGACACCACCGGCTGCGCCAAAACCCGGAACCGCGGGCGGCTCGAAGAACTCGACCTTTACATTGGACATCGTGCGGCATTTATGCACGAGTTCCTGAATGACCTGCTTCGACGTCATCTTGCGATCGGACCAGTTCTTCAAATTGATGAGACAGGTCCCTGCGTTCGAGCCGCGGCCCTCCGTCAAAACCTCGTATCCAGCCAAGGCAGAGACCGACTTGACTCCGTCAATGCTTTTGGCGATGGCCTGCAGGTCTTGGGATTTGGAATTGGTGTACTCCAGCGTCGAGCCTGGCGGCGTCTGCAGAACTCCGTAAATCATGCCCTGGTCTTCCAGCGGGATGAAGCCGGACGGAAGCACCGTGTTCACCGCGAAAATGCCGACGCTAAAGCCCGTGATGACCGACATGGTGAGCGCGCGGCGCGTGACGATCGAGTTCAGAAGCGCGGCGTATTGGCCCGTCACCTTGTCGACGCCACGGTCAAAAACGTGCAACAGCCTGGCCAACGGCCCACGTTTTTTCACGCCCGTGTGGGGCTTGAGAATCATCGCACACAGTACCGGCGTGAGCGTCAGGGCCACCACACCGGAGAGAATGATGGAGGTGGCCATCGTAATGCCGAACTGGCGATAGAAGGTGCCCACCGGCCCGGTCATGAAGGTCACCGGAACGAACACGGCCGTCATTACCAGGGTAATGGCAATGATCGCACCACTGATCTCGTTAATGACCTCTTTTGTTGCCAAATAAGGCGAGAGATGCTTCTCGTGCATCTTGGCATGCACCGCTTCGACTACCACGATCGCATCGTCCACCACCACGCCGATCGCCAGCACCAGCGCGAACAACGTTATCAGGTTGATCGATAGGCCGAGCAATTGCAGGAAGAAAAAGGTCCCGATCAGCGATACCGGAACCGCCAGGGCCGGAATCAGCGTGGAACGCCAATCCCCGAGGAACAGGAAGACCACTAGCGAGACCAACACGAAGGCCTCGAACAGGGTATGGAGCACTTGCTCGATCGACGCATCGAGGAAGGTAGAAACGTCGTAGCTTACCTCGAAGGTCATGCCAGGCGGAAACTGCTTCTCTTTGATCTCATTGAGCTTCTCCTTGACCTGCTCAATGACGTGGGCGGCGTTGGTGCCGGGGATTTGCTTGAGAACGATGGCCGCCGAGGGATAACCGTCGATGTTCGAATAAATATTGTAGTACGAAGGGCCCAGCTCGATTTCGGCAACGTCCTTGAGCCGCAGAATATGGCCGTCGGAATTCGCCCTTAGAACGATGTTCTCGTACTGCTCGGGCGTGTTGTAACGTCCCACCCAGGTCAGCACGTACTCGATGGTTTGCGACGTTCTGCCCGTCGCCTGGCCGAGCCGGCCGGGTGAACCGAGCATACTCTGTTCACTGATCGACTCCATGATCTCGTCGGCCGAGATACTGTAGGCCCGCGTGCGATCGAGATTCAACCACACCCGCATGGCCAGCGCGCGGCTGCCGAGAATATTCGCGCTGCCGATACCCCGCACTCGCTTGATCTCGGGCACGACATTGACAAAGGCGTAGTTGTAAAGGAAATCCTGATTGTGGGACGGATCAGTGCTGTAGACGTTCACGTACATCAGCATGCTCGTCATTTGCTGGAGGACGACGATGCCCTCCAGCTCCACAATGGGCGGGAGCCTTTGCTTGACGGTTTGGATACGGTTTTGCACATTCAAGACCGCTACGTTCGGATCCGAGCCTGGCTCGAAGATGATCAGGACCGTCGCCTCGCCGGCGCTGGTGCCGGCGGAGATCATGTAGCGCATGTCCTGTACGCCGTTGATGGCCTGCTCCAAGATGACCAGCACCGAGTCGACCAAAACTTGGGCACTGGCGCCGGGATAGGCAAGCGTGACGACCACGCTGGGGGGCGCGACGTTCGGAAACTGCGAGATGGGCAGGGTTTTGATCGACAACGCGCCCAGGAACAAGATGATGATCGATATGACGATCGCGAGTGCCGGTCTGTGGAGGAATTTTGAGAACATCGTTCGGAGCTGACCGAGTTCGGGGAATTACGATCTTGCGCTTGATCGGTAAAAGCTATTCAGTTCCGTCCCCGTATTGTGTTTTGCAAACACGGACGGAGCCGCATTCATGGATGGGTAGGAGTTTCCCAGCGTTTTGACGGACGAGCGGCCGCCGCACGACTTCCCGAAATGGCAGAGGGAGTACGATTTATTCTGGCATTGGCGACTGCACGGATCGCGCGCGAGCCGCACCAGCGTCGCGCCACTAAGCGCGAACAACCCGATGCTGACGTAGCGAACCGCTCGCCAATGCGCATGAGCAATAGCAACAGAACTTGCCTTCACATCCCGCCTCCGCCTGCGCGATGCCTGCAAAACGTCAGCGAACAGTCGGCGCCATATGCCGACTCGCGCGCTGATTCCCCGTCACAATCAGACCAAGTCGCCGATCCGCGATAGGCCAGCCAAGAACACGCTGGCATTAAGAAAGTCCCCTCGACCGTTAAACTTAGCTGCGAACAACACGTCGCCGCAACAATCCTTTCATATTTGTAATGTGGGAATGGCAACCATCGAAACAAAAGCCGCCTGAATTCGGATTGAAGGCGGCTTTGAACCCGTGACAGAATACTGCTTGGGGCCGCAGCAGATTCGGCGCCGCGGGCTAGTCGCGGAGAATCGCCATGGGATGGGCAACTTCACGGGCCGTGTATTGCATCTGCTTCTGCACCGCGCCGCTGGCGGCGGTCGAGACTTCCACGGTCGATCCTGAAACCCAGCAACAACAGCCGTCGCCGCACGTCAACGAGCTTGCGCCCGCCGACTTTGTCCGACAGTCGCTGGGCGTCGAAGTCGTCGTGGTCGATCGAGATCAGTTGAACCTGCCCGCCGCTCGGGCAGGCAACGTCACCGGTGGCTTGCGGATTGTCCAAGTCGTCGGGCCGCTGGCTAAACTCGCGGGCTTGAAACCCGGCCTGACGATTGTCGCCATCGACGGCAAACCTGTGACGAATTTCGCGTCCACCCTACAGGCGCTTTTACCGCATCACACGCTGGTCGAGGCGGCGCGGCTGACCATGCTGCGCGGCGATGAGACGATCCATGCGGAGTTTCTACTCGCGCCATCGGGCGACGACAGCGACCGATCGTTCCACGACCCGTCGGGCGGGCAACTGACCGAGTCCGATCGGCAGACGCAGTGGATCAAGAGCGAGTATCGCAAGAAGGTCGACTTGCTCAAGCAGGAGCTTTCGGGAGTCGAGGATTTGCACGCCCGGCTCGGCATGACAAACGCGCAAGTGGCCGCACCCGCCCCCGCCGATCAAAGACGCGTGATGTTCGAAGCGCGGCAAGACCAACTCCAGCAACGCATCGTTGACGCGCGGGGGCAACTCGACACGTTGGACGACGAGGTCGCCGACCGCTTTGCAAATCACGTGAAAACCAATTCCAAGAAAAGTGAAGCAGAATTGATTGCTGTTATGCAGCAAAGAGACGCCGCAGAAAGGCAACGTGATGAGCTTGAGAGGACCGCCGCCCGTTGGTCGGAACAGCTCGAAACGTGGACGACGGTCACCGCGGAACTGAAGCAGCGGCAGCATAGAGTACGCGTTCTACAAAAGGGCTGCGCCAGCTCGGTCGAACAACTGCGGCAGTTGCAAGGCCATGTTCAAGATGCAGCCGAAGGCACGCCCGCCACTCCCGCAGCCACTCCCTAGTCGAGCGTGATTTCCTTTTCCGCATTTCGTGACAATGCGGGCGCACGCTGACTCACGGTGCCGTATATCTTGCGGATCCAATCATTGCTTGTCGTTGGATATGATGTAGTTCATGGATCCCGTCGCACCATCACGAACGTTACGGCAGTCGGTGCCAAGTTGTCTACGCAATCTGCGACGAGGTTTGTTATATGTCGCGCTGGCACTGCTACTCGGCGTTGCATTCTGCGATACGCAGCAGCCCGATACATTTGCCGCGATAACGGCCATTCCGCCCTGGTGTTGGTTGCTGGTCAGCGCCGCGCTGGGAGGTCTTGGATTTACTGCCGTACCTTCATGGGAAAAGAAGGTCTTTGTCGTCCTCTTGGTGGTGTTTCTGTTTGCATTTGTGGACCAGTCACGCAGTGTTGTCAGGCTGGCACAGGACGCACTTTTCCGAAGTCGCCACAACGTAGCGTTGCCAACGCTACGTGTCGTCACAATTAATTGCAGCGTCGGAAACCCTTTGGCCGCCGACGAAGTTCAGGCCTGGCATCCGGACATAGTTCTGTTGCAAGAGTCACCGAATGAGCAAGCCGTTCGCCAGTTGGCACAATCTCTGTTCGGCAACGACGCCGGAGTTGCATGGTCTGCCGACTGCACGATTATCG is part of the Pirellulales bacterium genome and encodes:
- a CDS encoding efflux RND transporter permease subunit, whose amino-acid sequence is MFSKFLHRPALAIVISIIILFLGALSIKTLPISQFPNVAPPSVVVTLAYPGASAQVLVDSVLVILEQAINGVQDMRYMISAGTSAGEATVLIIFEPGSDPNVAVLNVQNRIQTVKQRLPPIVELEGIVVLQQMTSMLMYVNVYSTDPSHNQDFLYNYAFVNVVPEIKRVRGIGSANILGSRALAMRVWLNLDRTRAYSISADEIMESISEQSMLGSPGRLGQATGRTSQTIEYVLTWVGRYNTPEQYENIVLRANSDGHILRLKDVAEIELGPSYYNIYSNIDGYPSAAIVLKQIPGTNAAHVIEQVKEKLNEIKEKQFPPGMTFEVSYDVSTFLDASIEQVLHTLFEAFVLVSLVVFLFLGDWRSTLIPALAVPVSLIGTFFFLQLLGLSINLITLFALVLAIGVVVDDAIVVVEAVHAKMHEKHLSPYLATKEVINEISGAIIAITLVMTAVFVPVTFMTGPVGTFYRQFGITMATSIILSGVVALTLTPVLCAMILKPHTGVKKRGPLARLLHVFDRGVDKVTGQYAALLNSIVTRRALTMSVITGFSVGIFAVNTVLPSGFIPLEDQGMIYGVLQTPPGSTLEYTNSKSQDLQAIAKSIDGVKSVSALAGYEVLTEGRGSNAGTCLINLKNWSDRKMTSKQVIQELVHKCRTMSNVKVEFFEPPAVPGFGAAGGVSLRLLDKTNTLNYKQLGEEAENFLAALAKRKELTSIFTFFANNYPQYELVINNDLAMQKGVSIKAAMDNLSIVIGSTWEQGFIRFNQFYKVFVQALPEFRRFPEDFDNLFVKNDKGDMVPYSAFMTLKKQQSLNEVDRYNLYPAAPIQLSPASGYSTGQAIKAIQEVAAETLPRGYGIGWEALAYDEAGKGNTATYIFLIVVIFVYLVLVAQYESFILPLAVIMSLPVGIFGSFLFLQAMGLANDVYAQIGLVMLVGLLGKNAILIVEFAVQRHHEGVSIKEAAIEGGKLRFRPILMTSFAFIAGLIPLVRASGPGAIGNRTIGTTAVGGMLLGTIIGVLLIPGLYYIFAVMSGKRKPHEDEPEKLPREVMPSIPIVKGERRASV
- a CDS encoding endonuclease/exonuclease/phosphatase family protein, which encodes MPSCLRNLRRGLLYVALALLLGVAFCDTQQPDTFAAITAIPPWCWLLVSAALGGLGFTAVPSWEKKVFVVLLVVFLFAFVDQSRSVVRLAQDALFRSRHNVALPTLRVVTINCSVGNPLAADEVQAWHPDIVLLQESPNEQAVRQLAQSLFGNDAGVAWSADCTIIARGKLLSANTMVKHFMQATLVTRDGQEVEVFCLRLSPPVVRYDLWTASCWAEHAAMRRKQRQEAAELASALPSVPEQRPILIGGDCNAPARDGALRSWSPRLRDSFATAGRGWGGTVLNEFPAMRFDQLWSSSELQPTCVWSVRSEHSDHRMVVGDFVISATHAE